One Plasmodium vinckei vinckei genome assembly, chromosome: PVVCY_09 genomic region harbors:
- a CDS encoding phosphoacetylglucosamine mutase, putative, producing the protein MEIHNKSVFYKKIYTCIEECLPNYMIENSVQFESTVEVFYGNSGFRDKYKNNRCNLINVLNKSGIILGLLFIKYNYELAKKYNLLESESDIDSIIEIVNKNKIKWTNVGIVITASHNPADENGIKIVDKNGRQINEIYEKYLSELSNKHLKYIKENKNNNCKIENVINNIIDMIVQIFLKEIQINLYDNKIYNQIKKLDNIIYYSNIYNQIFKANICIGFDTRNSGPHLNNIIINSLNSLNISRCINNMCYITTPSMHSLVYIFNSEFENNFIQNIISQLAKNQVCKMKTDLNYLTSYNLKELKNVQDLYFDLSEKYNIKVDDKKDRNNSNILAYNSDKIYFDYFIYLFKDLYNYINNIYDNILIKNCKEEIIFTDCSNGIASLKIDMFNDVFTVLKKKIYKFNCLQNDNSILNFECGAEYVYNKRKVPSNMPINYCNNSKCCTFDGDADRIIYFFIKHDSLENEIEILDGPKIVCLLFKCIIKILSNICIKIEKQNEKMKKIDINIIHTAYVNFSFIHYINNVIKNISTEIPIFNYININIICTKTGMKNLDNIARKSSIGILFESNGHGSIYADSSNLDAWAKQFDIQKDPYFIALKKYLLFFNQTTGDAIVDFIAIELSLSFLNLSINEWNLFYTPIPSLYINIECPRSILNKIIPHPEHELYLIEPKSVQNKIEEIVKEIDVKYGRCFIRPSGTENLIRIYAEAETIKQMNEILHKVKEAVVDYINHS; encoded by the coding sequence ATGGAAATACATAATAAGAGcgtattttataaaaaaatatatacatgtattGAAGAATGCCTTCCAAATTATATGATAGAAAACAGTGTCCAATTTGAATCAACTGTTGAAGTATTTTATGGCAATAGTGGATTTagagataaatataaaaataatagatgCAATTTGattaatgttttaaataagaGTGGAATAATATTAGGATTACTATTTATTAAGTATAATTATGAGTTagcaaaaaaatacaaccTTCTTGAATCTGAATCTGACATAGATAGCATTATTGaaattgtaaataaaaataaaattaaatggaCAAATGTAGGAATTGTTATTACTGCATCTCATAATCCAGCTGATGaaaatggaataaaaattgttgataaaaatggaagacagataaatgaaatatatgaaaaatatttatctgAACTTTCTAATaaacatttaaaatatataaaagaaaataaaaataataattgtaaaattgaaaacgttattaataatataattgatatgattgttcaaatatttttaaaagaaattcaaattaatctttatgataataagatatataatcaaataaaaaaactagataatattatatattactcgaatatatataatcaaatatttaaagCAAACATATGTATAGGTTTTGATACACGTAATAGTGGACCACacttaaataatattattataaattcattaaactctttaaatatttcacgatgtataaataatatgtgtTATATAACAACCCCATCTATGCATTCCCttgtctatatttttaattccgaatttgaaaataattttatccaaaatattatttctcAACTAGCGAAAAATCAAGTTtgcaaaatgaaaacaGATCTAAACTATCTTacttcatataatttaaaagaattaaaaaatgttcaggatctttattttgatttatctGAAAAATACAACATCAAAGTTGATGATAAAAAGGATAGAAATAATTCAAACATTTTAGCTTACAATAGTGATAagatttattttgattattttatttatttatttaaggatttgtataattatataaacaatatttatGACAACATTTTAATCAAAAATTGTAAAGaagaaattatatttactgATTGTTCAAATGGTATTGCTAGTTTAAAAATAGACATGTTTAATGATGTATTTacagttttaaaaaaaaaaatatataaatttaattgtttacaaaatgataattcTATTCTAAATTTTGAATGTGGTGCagaatatgtttataataaaagaaaagttCCATCAAATATGCCAATCAATTATTGTAATAATTCAAAGTGCTGTACATTTGATGGAGATGCAGAtagaataatttatttttttattaagcATGATAGtttagaaaatgaaattgaAATTTTAGATGGACCTAAAATAGTCTGTTTATTGtttaaatgtataataaaaatattatctaatatttgtataaaaatagaaaaacaaaatgaaaaaatgaaaaaaatcgatataaatattatacacactgcatatgtaaatttttcctttatacattatataaataatgtaataaaaaatataagtacAGAAATccctatttttaattatattaatattaatataatatgcacAAAAACTGGTATGAAAAATCTTGATAATATAGCTCGAAAATCTTCTATaggtatattatttgaatcGAATGGGCATGGTTCTATATATGCTGATTCATCTAATTTAGATGCATGGGCAAAACAATTTGATATTCAAAAAGatccatattttattgcattaaaaaaatatttacttttttttaatcaaaCAACTGGAGATGCTATAGTTGATTTTATAGCTATTGAATTATCTTTAAGTTTTCTAAATTTAAGCATAAATGAATGGAATCTATTTTATACTCCTATTccttcattatatataaatatagaatgtCCTAGATCCatattaaacaaaattataccACATCCAGAACATGAATTATACTTGATAGAACCCAAATCTGtgcaaaat
- a CDS encoding 60S ribosomal protein L38, putative — MPKQIHDIRKFLKISKKPDTTAVIIVKKKNKTKKNKIITKLKLRTKKCLYTMVFNDRTKAERIESSLLPSLKRIYYPAKKK, encoded by the coding sequence atgcCAAAACAAATTCACGATATTCGTAAATTTTTGAAGATAAGCAAAAAACCTGATACCACTGCTGTTATTATtgtaaagaagaaaaataaaacaaagaaaaataaaataataacaaaattaaaattaagaacaaaaaaatgtttatatacAATGGTTTTTAATGATCGTACTAAAGCCGAAAGAATTGAGAGCTCTTTGCTACCAAGTCTTAAAAGAATTTACTACccagcaaaaaaaaagtaa